Proteins encoded by one window of Arachis ipaensis cultivar K30076 chromosome B04, Araip1.1, whole genome shotgun sequence:
- the LOC107639225 gene encoding putative UPF0481 protein At3g02645, translating to MAANDVPNNGMEDGDLNGWKESSKALLGSFQAHSEPIGISNVPRKLREGNKNAFMPKTISIGPRYKGARRDLMKWQNIKLHSMQSLLHRGPNKPAKIKLQECMEAILKLEKEVRANYADDLKMEWNDLANIMLSDAGFLLELLISSSKEFNEKLKSRLAPPNPDGKVKRTGEVVTDLLVLENQIPLIILHKLSEIILVEDDISIESLALNFFGYIPDERFKPDFNPGVASRHFLELIHSYISEDSEEEEGEQQVQRNDDRCIPKINSIKCVNNFQTVLNTCANCAFVCGYDVEDAKGIREETTDAASNVQH from the exons ATGGCGGCAAATGATGTTCCTAACAATGGAATGGAAGACGGCGACTTGAATGGATGGAAGGAATCGTCGAAAGCATTACTAGGCAGTTTCCAAGCACACTCTGAGCCAATTGGAATTTCTAATGTCCCAAGAAAACTCCGTGAAGGTAACAAGAACGCTTTCATGCCAAAGACCATTTCCATCGGCCCTCGTTACAAGGGAGCTAGAAGGGACCTAATGAAATGGCAAAACATCAAATTGCACTCCATGCAATCTCTTCTTCATCGGGGACCAAACAAACCAGCAAAAATAAAGCTTCAAGAATGCATGGAGGCCATTTTGAAGTTGGAAAAAGAAGTTCGCGCAAACTATGCAGATGATCTGAAGATGGAATGGAACGACCTTGCGAATATCATGTTGTCTGACGCTGGTTTCTTGCTTGAGCTTCTCATTAGTTCTTCAAAGGAATTCAATGAAAAACTTAAAAGCCGGTTGGCGCCTCCCAACCCGGATGGcaaagtaaagagaacaggggaGGTAGTGACTGATTTGTTGGTGTTGGAGAACCAAATACCGCTTATCATTCTCCATAAGTTGTCTGAAATAATTCTAGTTGAGGATGATATTTCAATTGAAAGTTTGGCACTGAATTTCTTTGGCTACATCCCGGACGAAAGATTCAAGCCGGACTTTAACCCTGGTGTTGCGTCTCGTCACTTTCTTGAACTTATCCACTCCTACATCTCTGAAGATAGTGAAGAAGAGGAAGGAGAGCAACAGGTTCAGAGAAACGACGACAG GTGTATTCCAAAGATCAATAGTATTAAATGTGTTAATAACTTCCAAACGGTATTGAATACCTGTGCCAATTGTGCTTTCGTTTGTGGGTATGATGTGGAAGATGCGAAGGGGATAAGAGAAGAAACTACCGATGCTGCCAGCAATGTTCAGCATTAA